A window of Deltaproteobacteria bacterium CG2_30_66_27 genomic DNA:
CGCCGCGAAGGCGGCCGCCTTCACCCCGGCGGCCATGAACGCCGTCACCAGGGTGGGCGCCCCCTGGTACGCGTCGGGAGTCCACATGTGGAAGGGCACGAGGGAAACCTTGAAGGCGAACCCGACGAGGAGCAGACCCACGCCCACCAGGAACACCGGGTTCCCGTAGAGCCGCAGGTCGCCGATCATCCCCGCGATCGCCGGGATCTTCGTGGTCCCGGTCACCGAGTAGATCAGGGCGATCCCGTAGAGCAGGAACCCCGAGGCGAACGCCCCGAGGAGGAAATATTTCAGCGCCCCCTCGATCGACGTCATCCGGTTCCGGTGGAACCCGACCAGGCAGTAGAGGGGGACCGACATCGTCTCCAGCCCGAGGAAGACGGTCATGAGGTCCGTCCCCTTCGCCATGAAGAGCATCCCCGCGGTGGAAAAGAGGAGCAGGGCGTAGAACTCCCCTTTCTGCGTCCCCTCCCACTCGGAGTAGCCGGTGGCCATCAGCAGGGTGAGCAGCGCGGTGGCAAGGATCGTCAAGGTGATGAACAGCCCCACCCCGTCGTGGACGATCATTCCGGAGAACCCGTCGATCCGCCCGGGGCCCAGCGACAGCGCGGACAGGATCGCGACCGCCGTGCCCGCGATCCCCAAGTGGCACAAGGTCTTCTTCCCGCGCTCCGGAAGGACCAGGTCGGCCAGCAGGACCGCGATCGCCGTGGCGATCACGACCAACTCCGGAAGGATGCTGTAGAGCCCCTGGATCAGCGCGGCCTTGTCGAAGGGGATCGGCGTCATCGCGCGCCGCCCTTCTTCACGTCGAAGTAGCGGACGAGCATCGTCCCCCCCGCGGGGGAGCCGGCGAGCGCCGCCTGTTTCTTCGCCTCGAAGCGCGTGACGAACGCGTTCACGGAGGCGTCCATCCGCCGCAGGAACGGCTGCGGGTAGACCCCGATCCACAGGATGAACAGGAGCAGCGGGAGGATGTACGCGATCTCCCGCCCGTTCATGTCGGAGAGGCGCAGGTTCGCCTCGTTCGTGATCTTCCCGAACATCACCCGCTGGAACATCCAGAGCATGTAGACGGCCGCGAAGATGACCCCGCTCGCGGCGACGACGGCGTACCATTTCTGGACCTTGAACGCCCCCAGCAGGATCAGGAACTCGCCGACGAACCCGTTCGTACCCGGCACGCCGATCGAGGAGAGGGTGACGAACATGAAGCAGAAGGCGAAGAGCGGCATCACCTTCGACAGCCCGCCGAACTCGGAGATGAGGCGGGTGTGGCGCCGCTCGTAGATGATCCCGACGATGAGGAAGAGCGCGCCGGTGGAGACGCCGTGGTTGACCATCTGGAGGATGGCGCCCTCGATCCCCTGCAGGTTGAAGGCGAACAGCCCGAGCATGACGAAGCCCAGGTGCGAGACGGACGAGTAGGCGACCAGCTTCTTCACGTCCTTCTGGACCATCGCCACCAGCGCCCCGTAGAGGATCCCGATCACGGCGAGGACCGCGATCACCGGCGTCCAGTCGGCGGCGGCCACGGGGAACAGGGCCATGGCGAACCGGAGGAAGCCGTACGTCCCCATCTTCAGCAGGACGGCCGCCAGGATCACCGAGCCTGCCGTGGGCGCCTCGACGTGCGCGTCGGGCAGCCACGTGTGGAACGGGAACATCGGCACCTTGAAGGCGAAGGCGAGGAAGAAGGCCGAGAAGAGCCACCCCTGCAGCGTCACCGGGATCGTGAGCTCGTAGAGCTTCATGAGGTCCATGGTGTAGACCCCGGTGACCGCGTGATGGTGGAAGTAGAGGACGATGATCGCGACCAGCATCAGGACCGAGCCGACGAAAGTGTACAGGAAGAACTTGATCGCCGCGTAGATCCGCCGCTCGCCCCCCCACACGCCGATCAGGAAGTACATCGGGATGAGGACCAGCTCCCAGAAGACGTAGAAGAGGAACAGGTCGGTTGCGAGGAAGACGCCGACCATCGCGGTCTCCAGAATCAGCATGAAGACCATGAACTCCTTCACGTTCTTCACCACCGCCGACCAGGTCGAGAGGATCGTGATCGGCATGATGAAGACCGTGAGCATCAGGATCCACAGGGAGATCCCGTCCACCCCGACGATGTAGGAGATCCCGTACTGCGGGATCCAGGGGGCCCGCTCCACCAGCTGCATCCCCGCCGTCGCGACGTCGAAGCGCGCCACCACGAAAAGCGAGAGGAGGAACTCCGCGATCGTCACGAGGAGCGTGAACTTCCGGATCGCGCCGTCCCCCCCCCTCGGGAAGAAAAGGAGCAGCGCCGCGCCGATCAGCGGCAGCCCGATCAGGACCGACAGGAGGTGCTGGTCGATCAGGGCAACGCCGGTCATTGGACCACGCTCCGGTAGAGGATGTACCCGACAAGCAGGACCGCCCCCGCCAGCAGGGAGAAGGCGTACCCGCCGACGACCCCGCCCTGGAGCCGGCGCACCCGGCCGCCCGCGGAGCGAACGAGGTCGGCGACGCCGTTGACGATCCCGTCGATGAAGAGGGCGTCGAACATCTGCCACAACCCGGTGGAGACGTTCACGATCCGCCGTATCACCGCCCATTCGTAGAACTCGTCGACGTAATACTTGTGGACCACGACGTCGTAGAGGGTCGGCCACTGCTTCACGATCTCCGCCGGCTTCCCGGTGCGGACCCGGTACAGGAAGTACGCCAGGCCGATGCCGCACAGGGCGATCCCGACCGACAGCGCCATCAGGCCGATCTCGAGGGCCGCCGGATGATGCACGGCTTCCTCCGCGGCGCCCGCGGCGACGGCCCCGTGCGCACCGGCCGCGGCGACCGGGTGGAAGACCGGCGCCAGCCACTGCGCGAAGAGGTTGCTCCCGCCCAGGACGGCCGGGATCCCGATCCACCCGCCGGCGACCGACAGGATCGCGAGGATCGACAGCGGCAAGGTCATCGTCCAGGGGGACTCGTGGGCATGCTTCTCCACCTCGGGGTCCATACGGGAATCGCCGAAGAAGGTGAGGAAGATCAGCCGGAACATGTAGAAGGCCGTGATCCCCGCGGCGAGCGTCCCGACACCCCACAGGACCGGGCTCCCGTGGGACGACGAGAACGCCTGCCACAGGATCTCGTCCTTGGAGAAGAAGCCGGACAGCCCCGGGATTCCCGTGATCGCCAGCGTGGCGGCGAACATCGTGGCGAAGGTGACGGGGACGTATTTTTTGAGCCCTCCCATCTTCCGCATGTCCTGCTCCCCGGAGAGGGCGTGGATCACCGATCCGGACCCGAGGAAGAGGAGCGCCTTGAAGAAGGCGTGCGTCATCAGGTGGAAGATCCCCGCCGTGAAAGCGCCGACGCCGCAGGCGAGGAACATGTACCCGAGCTGCGACACGGTGGAGTACGCCAGGACCCGCTTGATGTCGGTCTGGCAGATGCCGATCGTGGCCGAGAAGATCGCGGTGACCGCGCCGATGACCGCCACGACCATCATCGTGTCGGGGGCCAGCAGGAACAGGGCGCTGGAACGGGCGACCATGTAAACGCCGGCGGTGACCATCGTGGCGGCGTGGATGAGCGCCGACACCGGCGTGGGGCCCTCCATCGCGTCGGGGAGCCAGACGTACAACGGGATCTGGGCGGACTTGCCGGTGGCGCCCAGGAACAGGAGCAGGGTGATCGCCGTGGCGAGACCGGTGGTCAGGACCCCGCTGCCGAGCAGCCCCGGGACCTTCGCGAAGATCTCCGTATAGGTCAGCGACCCGAAGGTCCAGAAGAGAAGGAACATCGCGATGA
This region includes:
- a CDS encoding NADH dehydrogenase — protein: MDQHLLSVLIGLPLIGAALLLFFPRGGDGAIRKFTLLVTIAEFLLSLFVVARFDVATAGMQLVERAPWIPQYGISYIVGVDGISLWILMLTVFIMPITILSTWSAVVKNVKEFMVFMLILETAMVGVFLATDLFLFYVFWELVLIPMYFLIGVWGGERRIYAAIKFFLYTFVGSVLMLVAIIVLYFHHHAVTGVYTMDLMKLYELTIPVTLQGWLFSAFFLAFAFKVPMFPFHTWLPDAHVEAPTAGSVILAAVLLKMGTYGFLRFAMALFPVAAADWTPVIAVLAVIGILYGALVAMVQKDVKKLVAYSSVSHLGFVMLGLFAFNLQGIEGAILQMVNHGVSTGALFLIVGIIYERRHTRLISEFGGLSKVMPLFAFCFMFVTLSSIGVPGTNGFVGEFLILLGAFKVQKWYAVVAASGVIFAAVYMLWMFQRVMFGKITNEANLRLSDMNGREIAYILPLLLFILWIGVYPQPFLRRMDASVNAFVTRFEAKKQAALAGSPAGGTMLVRYFDVKKGGAR
- a CDS encoding NADH-quinone oxidoreductase subunit L; the protein is MLDYLWLVPALPLLGVVLNGAIALFAERPLLLKEAGGHGAGQDDAHGRQEPPAYRKWVAFLAPALVGAAFVVALLCVLSLASRPADGRTFVQILFPWIQAGSFFVPAALQLDPLSSVMILVVTGVGFLIHVYSVGYMSHERAFARYFVFLNLFMFAMLTLVLANNFLLMFVGWEGVGLCSYLLIGFWYEKQSASDAGKKAFIANRIGDFGVLIAMFLLFWTFGSLTYTEIFAKVPGLLGSGVLTTGLATAITLLLFLGATGKSAQIPLYVWLPDAMEGPTPVSALIHAATMVTAGVYMVARSSALFLLAPDTMMVVAVIGAVTAIFSATIGICQTDIKRVLAYSTVSQLGYMFLACGVGAFTAGIFHLMTHAFFKALLFLGSGSVIHALSGEQDMRKMGGLKKYVPVTFATMFAATLAITGIPGLSGFFSKDEILWQAFSSSHGSPVLWGVGTLAAGITAFYMFRLIFLTFFGDSRMDPEVEKHAHESPWTMTLPLSILAILSVAGGWIGIPAVLGGSNLFAQWLAPVFHPVAAAGAHGAVAAGAAEEAVHHPAALEIGLMALSVGIALCGIGLAYFLYRVRTGKPAEIVKQWPTLYDVVVHKYYVDEFYEWAVIRRIVNVSTGLWQMFDALFIDGIVNGVADLVRSAGGRVRRLQGGVVGGYAFSLLAGAVLLVGYILYRSVVQ